The Streptomyces liliiviolaceus sequence TTTGGGAACGTGCACACACAGCGCCAGCGGCGCGAGGCCAACATAACCGCACAGCAACAACCATTGACAAGTGTCCGGGATGTTTCTCTACTGTGAACGCTCACAGAAGCATGGCAGGCCTCCGCAGCAGGCGGAGACCACGGTCAGGGAGATACATCCATGCCACACACGAAGCTGCGCCGCCTCGTGACCATCTCGGTCGCCGTCTCGCTCGGCGCCACCGCACTCGCCGCCTGCGGGTCCTCGGACGACAACGACAGCGAGGCCGATTCGGGGCCCGTCTCGCTGACGTACTGGTCCTGGACGCCGGGCATGGACAAGGTCGCCGCCCTGTGGAACGACGGCCAGGGCAAGAAGGACCAGATCAAGGTCACGGTCAAGAAGCAGGCGTCCGGCGACACGCTGGTCACCAAGATCCTCACCGCGCACAAGGCCAAGAAGGCCCCTGACCTGGTCCAGGCCGAGTACCAGGCCCTGCCGACGCTGGTCAGCAACGACGCGCTCGCCGACATAGCCGGTGACGTGGACGGGGTGAAGGACAAGTTCGCCGAGGGCGTCTGGCAGCAGACCACGCTGGGCTCGGACGCGGTGTACGCGATCCCGCAGGACTCCGGGCCGATGATGTTCTACTACCGCGAGGACCTGTTCAAGAAGTACGGCCTCGATGTCCCGAAGACGTGGGAGGAGTTCGCCGAGACCGCCCGCGCGCTGAAGAAGAAGGCGCCGGAGTCGGACCTGACCACGTTCTCCGCCAACGACTCCGGGCTGTTCGCCGGTCTCGCGCAGCAGGCCGGTGCCAAGTGGTGGACCACCGAGGGCGACAAGTGGAAGGTCGGCATCGACGACGCGGCCTCGCAGAAGGTCGCCGACTTCTGGGGCGGTCTCGTCGAGGAGGGCGCGATCGACAACCAGCCGATGTACACGCCCGCCTGGAACAAGGCGCTGAACACCGGCAAGCAGATCGCCTGGGTGAGCGCGGTCTGGGCGCCGGGCACCCTCACCACCGCCGCGCCCGACACCAAGGGCAAGTGGGCGATGGCCCCGCTGCCGCAGTGGTCCGCCGCCGAGAACGTCACGGGCAGCTGGGGCGGTTCGTCCACGGCCGTCACCACGGACTCCGGCCACAAGTCGGCCGCCGCGAAGTTCGCCACCTGGCTGAACACGGATCCCGAGGCGCTGACCGCGCTCGCGAAGGAGGGCGGCATCTACCCGGCCGCCACGACCGCGCAGACCAGTGGCGCCTTCACCGAGCCGCCGGCGTACTTCTCGAACCAGCCCGACTTCTACACCCAGGCCTCCGCCATCGCGAAGACCACCGCCCCCTCCGCCTGGGGCCCGAACGTGAACGTCGCGTACACCACGTTCAAGGACGCCTTCGGCTCGGCCGCCAAGAACAAGTCGGACTTCGGCGCGGCCCTGACGAAGATGCAGGACGACACCGTCGCGGACCTGGAGAAGCAGGGCTTCGAGGTCGCGGAGTGACCAGCGCACGCCGGAAGTCGTACGGGGCCAAGAAGGCCCCGTATGCCTTCCTTCTCCCCGCGACGATCCTGTTCGCCCTGTTCTTCGCGCTGCCCATCGGCTACGCGATCTGGCTCAGCCTGCACAAGGTCCAGGTCAAGGGCCTGGG is a genomic window containing:
- a CDS encoding extracellular solute-binding protein; translated protein: MPHTKLRRLVTISVAVSLGATALAACGSSDDNDSEADSGPVSLTYWSWTPGMDKVAALWNDGQGKKDQIKVTVKKQASGDTLVTKILTAHKAKKAPDLVQAEYQALPTLVSNDALADIAGDVDGVKDKFAEGVWQQTTLGSDAVYAIPQDSGPMMFYYREDLFKKYGLDVPKTWEEFAETARALKKKAPESDLTTFSANDSGLFAGLAQQAGAKWWTTEGDKWKVGIDDAASQKVADFWGGLVEEGAIDNQPMYTPAWNKALNTGKQIAWVSAVWAPGTLTTAAPDTKGKWAMAPLPQWSAAENVTGSWGGSSTAVTTDSGHKSAAAKFATWLNTDPEALTALAKEGGIYPAATTAQTSGAFTEPPAYFSNQPDFYTQASAIAKTTAPSAWGPNVNVAYTTFKDAFGSAAKNKSDFGAALTKMQDDTVADLEKQGFEVAE